A part of Gossypium hirsutum isolate 1008001.06 chromosome A07, Gossypium_hirsutum_v2.1, whole genome shotgun sequence genomic DNA contains:
- the LOC107956412 gene encoding receptor-like protein kinase FERONIA: protein MILLYDFMSNGTLSDHLYGTSFAYDPLTWKQRLEICKGTATGLNYLHIEMSYTVIHRDVKTSNILLDDKFTAKVSDFGLSKEDPKDEMLITGIKGTRGHMDPEYARGHKLTEKSDVYAFGVVLFEVLCARKVVNTKLLESQMSLAHWAKQCIADETLYKVIDPYLIGKIAPECFKVFVEIAESCITDVGTDKPSMNGVMERFGIAIELQMAADAEMSKMDLASECSYLDIVFPVARDMDFNDESKVDSDKPNNEKITIPTLNKLVCNKTYILNSNHKSTNHISYSSTTFIFPLF from the coding sequence ATGATTCTGTTGTATGATTTTATGAGTAATGGGACTCTCTCGGATCATCTTTACGGTACTAGCTTTGCCTATGATCCTCTCACATGGAAGCAAAGGCTTGAGATTTGCAAGGGAACTGCAACAGGATTGAACTATCTTCATATAGAAATGAGTTATACTGTTATCCACCGTGATGTGAAGACAAGCAACATTCTCCTAGATGATAAGTTTACTGCCAAGGTTTCGGATTTTGGGTTGTCAAAAGAAGACCCCAAAGACGAGATGCTCATAACCGGGATAAAGGGCACCCGCGGCCACATGGACCCGGAGTATGCTCGGGGTCATAAATTAACCGAAAAATCAGATGTATATGCATTTGGTGTTGTGTTATTTGAAGTGTTATGTGCAAGAAAAGTTGTGAATACGAAATTGCTCGAATCTCAAATGAGCCTGGCACATTGGGCCAAGCAATGCATTGCAGATGAAACACTGTACAAGGTTATTGATCCATATTTGATTGGAAAGATAGCTCCAGAGTGTTTTAAGGTGTTTGTCGAAATTGCAGAAAGTTGCATAACAGATGTTGGAACCGATAAGCCATCAATGAATGGTGTGATGGAAAGGTTCGGGATTGCTATAGAGTTGCAAATGGCTGCTGATGCCGAGATGTCGAAGATGGACCTGGCAAGTGAGTGTAGCTACCTGGATATAGTGTTCCCAGTTGCTCGGGACATGGACTTCAACGATGAATCAAAGGTGGATTCGGACAAACCAAATAATGAGAAAATTACGATTCCTACCTTAAACAAGCTAGTTTGTAATAAGACATATATATTGAAttcaaatcataaaagtacaaaccatATTAGTTACTCGTctacaactttcatttttcctttattttga